The Zingiber officinale cultivar Zhangliang chromosome 10A, Zo_v1.1, whole genome shotgun sequence genome contains a region encoding:
- the LOC122027728 gene encoding RNA-binding protein 38-like, with product MASSSSSASSPQQYRSRFGDTTWTKVFVGGLAWETPTEELRRHFEPFGDILEAVIISDKATGRSKGYGFVTFRDPEAAQRAVADQNPVIDGRRANCNIASMGRPRTSPRQQGRIQQEGSMPQGVGPTHGRVPAHVAPQVIYPTPYGYMASYPSEYGYQQAAVYTSQMAAAPYYYPQLYGPTSPTNVGSSPYQPHYPNLGLGFPMQSQRAAAFPPLQAPPGPRPPLMQHPAPHMEGLPMPSSSHNYFFQLHAPQHAMPPLNSTLDSQAQHEPSSTSGADTDNQDV from the exons ATGGCTTCGTCTTCCTCGTCGGCGTCGAGCCCTCAGCAGTACCGGTCACGGTTCGGCGACACCACGTGGACCAAGGTTTTCGTCGGCGGCCTGGCCTGGGAGACTCCCACCGAGGAGCTTCGCCGCCACTTCGAGCCTTTCGGCGACATCCTCGAGGCCGTCATCATCTCCGACAAGGCCACCGGCCGTTCCAAAGGCTACGGCTtc GTGACGTTTCGCGACCCGGAAGCGGCGCAGCGGGCGGTGGCGGACCAGAACCCGGTGATCGACGGCCGGCGAGCCAACTGCAACATTGCCTCCATGGGCAGGCCGAGAACCTCTCCGAGACAGCAAG GGAGGATCCAGCAAGAAGGGAGCATGCCACAGGGCGTGGGGCCAACCCATGGCAGAGTGCCAGCTCACGTGGCCCCACAAGTGATCTACCCGACTCCCTACGG GTACATGGCGTCGTACCCTTCTGAGTATGGATACCAACAA GCTGCAGTGTACACCTCTCAAATGGCAGCAGCACCCTACTACTACCCGCAGCTCTACGGACCAACCTCACCAACAAACGTTGGCTCTTCGCCCTATCAACCCCATTACCCTAATCTGGGTTTAGGGTTCCCCATGCAGTCTCAGAGGGCAGCAGCTTTCCCTCCCCTGCAGGCACCACCAGGCCCAAGGCCACCTTTAATGCAGCACCCTGCCCCTCACATGGAAGGCTTGCCCATGCCTTCCTCTTCCCACAATTACTTCTTCCAACTCCATGCCCCACAACATGCAATGCCACCCCTGAACTCAACACTGG ATTCACAAGCTCAACATGAACCCTCCTCCACAAGTGGAGCAGACACTGATAACCAAGATGTTTAA